TTACAAAAACGGTTCAAAGACTGAGGGTCTTTTTGCCAGATATGCCAAAGAGGGCGGACATAAGCACTCGATGGTAAAGTGTGCTTGTTGTCACAAACTGGTTCCAGGAGTAATCATAGAGACTGGGGGGGTAAAGGATCAGGTTCCACTACACATGCCATGTAGAGCATGTGACAAATGGCTAGGCCATTTGGAGCTAGATAACCATCAGGTTCTTGACGGAATGTGTCTTGATTGCTTTGAGGAGGAAATCCAATGAGTACTTCACACTCCACCAAGGACTCTTTGCTGAACCAGGCAAACGACACATCTACAATCAGCGATAAAATTGACTGCTACAAAAAGATCATAGCACTTGATCCACATGATCCGCGCGCATTTCACAGTCTGGGGGATGTCTATTCCTCATTTGATGAAGTCAAGTCAAAAATGTACTGGGAAATGGCTGTACAGAGGTATTCAGAAAAAATTGAATCATTCAATGACTCTGCAAGTGAGTATCTGAAACGTTCTGATAATTCAGAGCTGCCAAAAATCGAATCCAAGGACGTGTTTCGTGAAGTTGGACAATACTTTTACAATTTGGGGGAGATACATTACAACCTGCACAAATACTCGCAGGCAACAGATGCATACAAAAAAGCATTGAAGATGGACTCGACACAGGTTGACTGCTTGTATGATCTTGCAATGTCACTGTTTCATGAAAAAAAATTCGAAGAGTCAAAAAAATATCTGCTTGAATTTTTGGCAAAACAAAGCAATTATGCAGGCCACTATCATCTGGGATTGATTTTTGCCGGTGAGGGCTGTATAAAGGAGGCGCTGGGGGAGTTTTGGAACTGCATCGAGCTAGCGCAAGACGATTCAGTTTCAGACTACTACAGAGGAATGTCTTACCACCATTTGGGAAACATGAAACTGTCTGAAAAGTATCTAAAGCTGTCAATTGCAAAAGATCCTGAAGACCTTGAAACAATACACACCCTAATCAATCTCTACGAGTCAAACGGGGAAGGCCAAAAGGCATACGAGTATTACGAACAGATAAGATCCAAAAAAGAAACTTTGAGGTCGATGAGGGATACAATGTGATAAAATAATTATTACATTGTATTATGGAATTAAAACAAAATTAGTCATCCACAGTATGTACATGATGCTTTTATTCTAGATATTCTCATTATTCACATTGACTGAAATTACATTTCACGGGGGAGTAAACGACATTGGGGGAAACAAGTTCCTCGTAGAAGACAAGGGGACCAAAATTCTGATGGACTTTGGAATGAGTTTTGGCGACGAGGGAAAGTTTTTCTCGCAGTTCATGAATGCGCGCACGTCAAACAGCCTGGCTGACTTGTTTGAGCTGGGAATTTTGCCAAACATTCCAGGAATGTATCGAACTGACTACACAAAGCACATGGACTTGGGAGGTGAAGAGGAAACAGAAATTGACGCGGTACTGCTGACACATGCACATGTGGATCACTGCAAGTACATATCATATCTCAGACCTGACATTCCAATTTACTGCTCAGAGGCATCAAAGCTGATAATGCAAAATTATGACGACACTGGAACTGATCAGTACCTTTCAGTAAAGGAGAGATTTCAAACATATACAAACAAGAAAGGTGAAATCAGCAGAGCAACATCAAAGACAAACCCACCGATTCCAAGGGAGATTAGAGTTTTTGACGAAGGAAAGGAATTCTCAATTGACTCGATAGATGTCGTGCCAATGCCAGTGGACCATTCCGTTCCGGGAGTTGACGCGTTTATCCTGCATACGTCATCAGGTTCAATTGCAAACACAGGCGATTTGCGGTTTCACGGAAGACGTGCAGACGACACGGAAAGATTTGTAGAAAAGTGTGGAGAGTCATCACTTGACTTGATTTTGTGTGAAGGTACACGTGTCGAATCAGAATCATCAATGACAGAGTTTGACGTGGAAAGTATTTCCAGCAAAATAATTGACGAAACCAAGGAGCTTGTCATCTGCGGCTATCCTGTCAGGGATTTGGACAGACTGATGTCGTTTTATCTTGCTGCAAAAAATTCCGGACGATACTTGGCAATTGACCTAAAGCAAGCTTACCTGTTGAAGCTGTTTTCTAGCTCTGTACATTGTAGCAAACTGTATCCGGCACCAGATGACAAAAATATCAAAATTTTCATTCCGCGCGGAACATGGAGTCTAATAGACAAGGATTTGGGCAAGTTTTCTCAGGATCAACTTTACAAAGACTATGCAACATGGCAAAGGGAATTTCTGGACTATCCAAATGTCGTTGACTATCGCGACATTGCAAAAAATCAAAAGGAATTTGTGTTTTATTGCAGCGACTTTAACTTGCAAAACCTGATTGACGTAAAACCCAATCCTGGTTCTTCCTACATTCGCTCTCTAACTGAGCCGTTTGACTTGGAGATGGAGCTAAAGGCCGAACAAATCAAGAATTGGTTTGAGAGATTCGGGGTTATCAGCAGGGAGCGTGACTGGAATCAGGTTCACGTTTCAGGCCATGGCGATGGGACACAGATTAAACATGTCATAGATGGCGCAAACGCCAAGAAACTAATTCCAATTCATACCCAGCATGACGAGTATCACAAAAAATGGCACCCAAATGTTCATACTGTAAAGCAGCATGACTCCGTCAGGGTGTAGGTAAAAGGTATGCGCTGCAAGATCTGCTCAAAAACATTTCGAACACCCCCACCAAGAATGAGAGACACCCAAATTTGTACAGAGTGCCAGGACGCCTATGTGCCAGATAAAAATTCAAAATTCAAAACTACAGACATGGAAAATGTTGCAGCAGAGGACATTGACATCAGCAAAGGTCAGGCAGAATTTCTCAAATCATTAATGAAGTATATTCGAATTGGTGAACTTGCTCCAATGAAATTAAGACGCCTATTTAACAAAAGCAACCATATGAAATATTTTGTTAATGAGAATTGGGGGGACGAGGAACATTTTATCAGTCTTGCATTGGATGAAAAGAATTCAAATCAAATTTCACAGATATTGTATTTTCTAAACGTAAAAAACAAGATAGAAAGAGTTCCAACAAAACAGGACATGAATGAATTATCGGTAATCGACATTGGCGATTACGAGAAAAAATTCAAAACCTGGGAAAACTTTCTAGATTTGCTGGGATTTGATCCGTGGTACAGAAATAATGATTCAGACATCACAAAAAAGTTAAAAAATATTAGAAAGGCAAAAGCAAATAACAGTAGAACAGATGATTATGAGGAACAAGAAAAATCAAATTTATTTTTAAAAAATGATACGTTAGAGGAAACCATCAAAAAGATAAACGAACTTCGAACAACAATTAAAGAGAATTTTGAGAAAAAGGATTCAGAAGAAAACTATGCAGACTAT
This window of the Candidatus Nitrosomarinus catalina genome carries:
- a CDS encoding tetratricopeptide repeat protein, with the protein product MSTSHSTKDSLLNQANDTSTISDKIDCYKKIIALDPHDPRAFHSLGDVYSSFDEVKSKMYWEMAVQRYSEKIESFNDSASEYLKRSDNSELPKIESKDVFREVGQYFYNLGEIHYNLHKYSQATDAYKKALKMDSTQVDCLYDLAMSLFHEKKFEESKKYLLEFLAKQSNYAGHYHLGLIFAGEGCIKEALGEFWNCIELAQDDSVSDYYRGMSYHHLGNMKLSEKYLKLSIAKDPEDLETIHTLINLYESNGEGQKAYEYYEQIRSKKETLRSMRDTM
- a CDS encoding MBL fold metallo-hydrolase, whose protein sequence is MTEITFHGGVNDIGGNKFLVEDKGTKILMDFGMSFGDEGKFFSQFMNARTSNSLADLFELGILPNIPGMYRTDYTKHMDLGGEEETEIDAVLLTHAHVDHCKYISYLRPDIPIYCSEASKLIMQNYDDTGTDQYLSVKERFQTYTNKKGEISRATSKTNPPIPREIRVFDEGKEFSIDSIDVVPMPVDHSVPGVDAFILHTSSGSIANTGDLRFHGRRADDTERFVEKCGESSLDLILCEGTRVESESSMTEFDVESISSKIIDETKELVICGYPVRDLDRLMSFYLAAKNSGRYLAIDLKQAYLLKLFSSSVHCSKLYPAPDDKNIKIFIPRGTWSLIDKDLGKFSQDQLYKDYATWQREFLDYPNVVDYRDIAKNQKEFVFYCSDFNLQNLIDVKPNPGSSYIRSLTEPFDLEMELKAEQIKNWFERFGVISRERDWNQVHVSGHGDGTQIKHVIDGANAKKLIPIHTQHDEYHKKWHPNVHTVKQHDSVRV
- a CDS encoding homing endonuclease associated repeat-containing protein: MPDKNSKFKTTDMENVAAEDIDISKGQAEFLKSLMKYIRIGELAPMKLRRLFNKSNHMKYFVNENWGDEEHFISLALDEKNSNQISQILYFLNVKNKIERVPTKQDMNELSVIDIGDYEKKFKTWENFLDLLGFDPWYRNNDSDITKKLKNIRKAKANNSRTDDYEEQEKSNLFLKNDTLEETIKKINELRTTIKENFEKKDSEENYADYSYVEMFNLLEKYIEIMPNKSKYDNIKDLS